In a genomic window of Sarcophilus harrisii chromosome 4, mSarHar1.11, whole genome shotgun sequence:
- the ATXN7L2 gene encoding ataxin-7-like protein 2 — translation MAVRERAAAAMAALERRVPSLDDFAGQSWSSWVERADLPAADGAELEDSNKNGKKKLDAMTLIKEDMSIFGHCPAHDEFYLVVCNHCSQVVKPQAFQKHCERRHGPLSKLYARAQASATSQKCHAVNGQGPACGGQGPAKASSKEKVQGGRGRANHPPEKAQKDNLCLFVPVVNLEKISSLPKPDGQGIRVNPKPLTPHSTFLGPPSGLTKDAPGKTPPAPSSKELPSKGNNDSVLIEGPSPQAESGSPPEKEPSVARLQPKAHKKMARKECDLNRQCGVVNPETKKICTRLLTCKIHSVHQRREVQGRAKDFDVLVAELKANSRKGESPKEKSPGRKDLGPERLSQELPSSAQAAAALPGSTFTARAKQTYPYCTLPRSRVSSESELDEEGPCGGDRDPGLFPFPLPRGGAQASSEESEEEVAPDDFHHVPDCHYATRPPRPQAFCTFGSRLVSPGCYVFSRRLDRFCSALSSMLERHLSSHMWKKIPPAAEPPSHLLVSPPPVPLSPSSAGTCPRLSGPGHRPPFPPSAPITKDNPAPGYPAGSPSVGAACSQAECMGGSQAITSPLPANTPSPSFSKLPPSKASKLSKGKDGTDVEAPSRKRKLSPGPAAFKRTCILDPPGKGKPTGCRALPAKTKPALGIGLNGAVGPRVKRAGPLDCRASPHAPPAPVKASQLENRGGAGHPAKALQPNCLSEEEAKKRKNLATYCRPVKAKHCPAGPPAADAACSVRRKKPSPALGFEEKCTTLKSKAH, via the exons ATGGCGGTGCGTGAACGCGCGGCGGCAGCAATGGCCGCTCTGGAGCGGCGGGTGCCGAGTCTCGATGACTTCGCGGGACAGAGCTGGAGCTCGTGGGTGGAGCGGGCCGACCTGCCCGCGGCCGACG GGGCTGAGCTGGAGGACAGCAACAAGAATGGGAAGAAGAAGTTGGACGCCATGACCCTCATAAAAGAAG ACATGTCCATCTTTGGGCACTGCCCTGCCCACGATGAGTTCTACCTGGTCGTATGCAACCACTGCAGCCAAGTGGTGAAGCCTCAAGCTTTCCAGAAGCACTGCG AAAGAAGACACGGGCCCCTCAGCAAACTGTATGCACGAGCTCAGGCCTCTGCCACCTCTCAAAAATGCCACGCAGTAAATGGCCAGGGCCCAGCCTGTGGGGGCCAAGGCCCCGCCAAAGCCTCCTCCAAGGAGAAGGTGCAAGGGGGCCGCGGCAGGGCTAATCACCCGCCCGAGAAGGCACAGAAGGACAACCTCTG CCTCTTCGTGCCTGTGGTGAATTTGGAGAAGATTTCCAGTCTCCCTAAACCTGATGGACAAGGGATCAGAGTGAATCCCAAGCCTCTGACTCCCCATTCCACTTTCCTTGGCCCACCCAGTGGTCTTACTAAGGATGCCCCTGGGAAAACCCCCCCAGCTCCCTCTTCCAAAGAGCTTCCCAGCAAAGGGAACAACGACTCAGTTCTCATCGAGGGGCCTAGCCCCCAGGCCGAGAGTGGTAGCCCCCCAGAGAAGGAGCCCAGTGTTGCCAGGCTTCAGCCCAAGGCCCACAAGAAGATGGCGC GGAAGGAGTGTGATCTGAACAGGCAGTGTGGGGTAGTGAACCCAGAGACCAAAAAGATCTGTACCCGCCTGCTGACCTGCAAG ATTCACTCAGTGCATCAGCGCCGGGAGGTCCAGGGCCGGGCCAAGGACTTTGATGTGCTGGTGGCTGAGCTGAAGGCCAATTCCCGAAAAGGGGAGTCCCCCAAAGAGAAGAGCCCTGGGCGCAAGGACCTGGGCCCCGAGCGCCTCTCTCAGGAGCTGCCCTCCTCGGCCCAGGCAGCGGCCGCTCTGCCTGGCAGCACCTTTACAGCTAGGGCCAAGCAGACCTACCCTTACTGTACACTGCCTCG GTCCCGGGTCTCCTCGGAGAGCGAGCTAGATGAAGAAGGCCCCTGTGGCGGCGATCGAGACCCAGGCCTATTTCCCTTCCCTCTGCCTCGGGGTGGGGCCCAGGCTTCCAGCGAGGAGAGCGAGGAAGAAGTAGCGCCTGATGATTTCCACCATGTCCCCGACTGTCATTATGCAACTCGGCCCCCTCGGCCGCAGGCG TTCTGCACCTTCGGGAGTCGGCTGGTGAGCCCTGGCTGTTACGTGTTCAGTAGGCGACTGGACCGCTTCTGCTCGGCGCTCAGCTCCATGCTGGAGCGGCATCTCAGCTCCCACATGTGGAA GAAGATCCCGCCAGCCGCAGAGCCCCCGTCCCACCTCCTCGTCTCCCCCCCACCTGTTCCCCTGAGCCCTTCCTCGGCCGGCACCTGCCCCCGCCTTTCCGGCCCCGGTCACAGGCCTCCCTTCCCACCCTCTGCGCCCATCACCAAGGACAACCCGGCCCCTGGCTATCCTGCAGGCTCTCCCAGCGTAGGGGCGGCCTGCAGCCAGGCAGAGTGCATGGGTGGGAGTCAGGCCATCACCTCACCGCTGCCTGCCAACACCCCTTCACCCTCCTTCAGTAAGCTGCCTCCTTCCAAGGCCAGCAAGCTGTCAAAGGGCAAGGACGGGACTGACGTGGAGGCCCCATCCCGCAAGCGGAAGTTGTCCCCCGGCCCTGCAGCCTTCAAACGGACCTGTATCCTGGATCCTCCTGGGAAAGGCAAACCCACGGGCTGCCGAGCCCTCCCTGCCAAGACTAAGCCGGCTCTGGGCATAGGGCTCAATGGGGCAGTGGGACCCCGGGTGAAACGGGCAGGGCCCCTGGACTGTCGGGCCTCCCCACATGCACCCCCAGCACCCGTCAAGGCCTCCCAGCTGGAGAACCGGGGGGGAGCTGGCCATCCAGCCAAAGCTCTACAGCCTAACTGCCTCTCCGAGGAAGAGGCCAAGAAGAGGAAAAACCTGGCCACCTACTGCCGGCCAGTGAAGGCAAAGCACTGCCCCGCGGGGCCCCCAGCGGCCGACGCGGCCTGCTCTGTGCGCAGGAAGAAGCCCAGCCCAGCCTTGGGCTTTGAGGAGAAGTGCACCACCCTGAAG